The genomic stretch TGCCTGGCGTCTGCGCCGGCAATTCCGTGACGTGCCGACAGGTTGGCCAGGGTCTTGATGGCGCGCAGCGCGACCGTGGGGCCCGCCGCGAGTTGTCTTGCCCACGACATCGCCACCGCAAGCAGCTCAGACTCCTCGACAACAAGATTGATCGCCCCCCAACGTTCCAGTGCTGCCGGACCGTGGCGGCGGCCGAACATCGCCATTTCCTTCGCACGTGCGGGGCCGACGCGCTGCACGACACGCTGCACACCACCGAGCAGCGGGATCAGGCCCAACGACGCTTCCGCCATGCCGAAGAAGGCCGTGTCCGCTGCCACAATCATGTCGCAGGTCAATGCCAATTCGAAACCGCCGCCCAGCGCCGCACCGTGGACAGCCGCAACAGTGGGAATCCGAACGTTTTCGAGTGCATCAAGCAAAGCGTCCAGCCCTGCCTGATCCCGTCGGCGCTGCCCCCCAGTAAAGCCCGCCACATCCGCCCCTGCGCAGAAGTGCCGCATTGCACTGCGCAGCAGAATCGAGCGGCAACCCTCGTCGACGGCCTTGGTGTAGGCGCCGAGCAGGTCCTCCAGGAATACGTTCTCGATAAGGTTATGGGGCGGCTTCGACATGGTGACGACGCCGACCGCGCCGTCCTTTTCAAACACGACAGTGCTCATTTCTCGTCCGGGATGAGTGCCCGGCACAAGGCCAGGCATATTGGTTGACGCAGAAAGCGAAACAGATCAGGGATGCCGACGAAGCTCGCTCTGCCCGTCAGAAGGGCTAGATGTTGTCGTCAGAGCACTCCAGAACGATTCGACCTGAGAGAATGATAACGATGTTAACTTGAAGCGAAATCGGGGAATTCCCGAGCAACCTCATACCACGCACATTCAGGTCACGATACGGTCCGCTTTCTCGTTGGCGTGGCCGAACGGCCGACGATGCGTTGCGCGCGTGGAATTCGCACGCCTATAATTGGCTGCCTTCGACGACCTTTGACCAATACCGTGAGTCCGAAACCCTCAAGCGAGACACCTGCGCCGTACCACCATGGGAATCTTCGCAATGCCCTGATTGCCGAGGGTCGTACGGCATTGGAAGAAATTGGCGTCCACGAGTTGAGTTTGAGGTATCTCGCCCGTGCGGTAGGCGTATCAGAAGCCGCCCCCTCCCGGCATTTTGCCGGCAAGGAAGGTCTGCTGGCCGCGATCGCAGCCGATGGATTCATGGAACTTGCCGCCTTGAGAACTACGATCCAGGCACGCGACGAGCCTGCGATGGCGAAGGCATACCGGATGATGCGGACCTATGTCGAATTCGCGCAGCAGCACAAAGGACTGTTCGACTTGATGGTCGGGCCGCGCATCATCGTTCGCGAGTGTTATCCGGAACTCGTCGAAGCAGGCCTGAAATCGTTCAACTTATTCGCATCATCGGTTCAGGATGCGGCGCTGGAAAGCGGCTGGCAAAAGCGCTCCGTGCCGCTAGTGACCCACGCGGCCTGGAGCATGGAGCACGGGCTTGCCACTTTAATTCTCTCCGGCCGGGCACCTCAATTCGGTTATTCCGTGCGTATCGATCAGATGATTCATTTTTCGATCTGCATGTTTCTGAGTGCCATTGCTGCCGGTCCGTCGCATCTTGAAGCGTGGATTCGTCTTCCAGACATACCCACCGAAACCGAGGCGTAGTCAGGTAAAAGGCGACCTGGTTGATTACACACTTCAAGTTGCTGCAACTGGAGTCCACCAGGGTCATCGAGTAAGCCGACACTTGCGCATCGGCCAATTAGTCTACAGAAGCGCGACCACCCGCACGTCGCCCTGCTCGGCCGACGCCACCACCTTGTCGCCGATCCGCCGGAACGTGATCGACACCGACGAATCGCCCACCTTCAGGTCGCCTACTTCGAGCCAGTCGATGCCCTCGGGCAGCATGGGGTGTGCGATGACGACTTCGCGCCGCTCCGCGTCGATCGTGATGCCCAGACAGGCTTCGAGCATCATGAACGGCGAGCCTGCCGCCCAGGCTTGCGGCAGACAGGCGACTGGATAGGCGGTGGGCGGCTCGCCGCGTCGCCGCGGGAAACCGCAGAACAGCTCGGGCAGACGCATGTCGAAATTGACCGCCGCCTGGAATAGTGCCTGCAACAGCCGCACGGCCGCCACCTTGCCGCCGTAGCGTGACAGGCCCCGTGCACAAAGGGCGTTGTCATGCGGCCAGACCGAGCCGTTGTGGTACGCCATAGGATTGAAGCGCGCCTGGCTTGCAGCCAGCGTCCGCACACCCCAGCCGGTGTGGAACAGCGTGGAGTCGAGCGCGCGCACCACCGCTTCGCCACGCTCGCGCGAGGGCAGACCGAAGGCCAGCAAGTGGCCCGCATTCGACGCCATCACGCGGCACAGTTCGCCGTGACCGTCGAGCGCGATGCCGTAGAAGCCGGACTCTTCCATCCAGTACTTTTCTTCGACACACTGACGGATTTTCTTCGCGCGCTCGCTGTAGTGCTTTGCCTGATCGTGCAGTCCGCGCAGCTTGGCAAAGTGAGCCATCGTGTCGAAGGCGGCACTCGCATATGCCTGCACTTCGACGAGTGCAATAGGGCCGTCGGGAAACCGGCCGTCGGCGTGGAACACCGAATCGTGGCTGTCCTTCCAGCCTTGATTGGCAAGACCGCCATCGGACTCGCGCTGATAGTCCAGCAGACCGTAACGGTTCTTGTCGCAGACACCCGCGACCCACTGCGCCGCGCGCTCCAACGCCGGCCACAACTCGTCGACCAGTGCGAGATCACCCGTGCGTGCCGCATAGGCGCCAGCCAGCACGATGAAGAGCGGCGTGCTGTCGACGCCGCCGTAGTACAGCGCGAATGGCACTTCGCCGGTGGCGGCCATTTCGCCCTTGCGCATTTCGTGCATGATCTTGCCGGGCGCGGCGTCACGAAACGGTGAATTCTCGCGCGCCTGATGTTCGGCGAGAAAGCGCAGCACGCCCGCGGCCAGATTCGGTTGTAGCCACAGCGTCTGCAACGACGTGATGATCGCATCGCGGCCGAACGGCGTTGAAAACCATGGGATGCCGGCGTAGGGATACGGACCCGTGGCGAGATCGGTAGTCAGCAGACCCAGGTCGGCCAGCGAACGGTCGATCCACGCATTAAAGAGCGGATTGCTCGAACGCACGCGCGCGGTGACGCGGCGCCGTTCACGCATCACCAGGTGGGCGTCAACTAGTGCGGCGCGCACGGCAGCGCGGCCGACGCGCGGGCGCTCCGCGTCGATTTGCGACAGATGGGCTTCGCTCACCGCATGCGTGGGTTGTGCGACGCCCGCGGCCGGCTTGTTGGCTTGCGCGACCACTTGCACCGAGACAGACAGATAGATCGACACGCACGCTTGCGCCGGCAGCTTGACGGTGTAGTCCGCGCGATCGGCGAAGAGCTTGTCCGGCTCCGGCGAGAAGGCGATCTGCACATTGCGCGCCACGTCATCGAGACCGATATAGCCGAGCAGCACCTCGCGGTTCTCGACGCGCGCCGGCTCGACTCGACCCTGTTTGTCGCGCCTGAGGCCGCGCACTTCGAACATGTCGCGGAAGTCGCTGGCAAAGGAGATGGATAGCGGCACGACCGCGTCGCTCGTGCCGTAGTTGGTGAGTTCAATGGCTTCGTTGAGCACGGTGCCCGAGAGCACGCGCACACGTTCGACGTGGATCACGCCCTCCGGTGTACTGTCTCCGCCGAGCGGCGGCAGCGGGCGGTTGGTCAGATGCGCGGTGAACGAGGTGTTGTCGCTGCTGACGCTGCCCGACAACAACGAGGGCGCGCGGCCGCCGAAGGTGAGGCGCAGGCTCGAGAGGACACGGGTGTCGTTGACGAACAGGCCGTCGTCGTGGCCGGTGATATCGCCGAGGGGGTCGTTGACGATGAAGGTGTCGCCAGACTTCAGCACGTGCTGGGTGACGCTTGCGACGTTGAGGTTTTCCGTCGGGATGAATGCGCCGTCCGGCTCGGGTTCGCGGTGGTCGATTCCGCCCGAGTGGGACAGGCCGCCAAGGGCTTCTGGCTGCTGCATCAGGGTCGCTCCTATGGGGTTCGTGTTCGTGTTCGCTTTCGCGATGGCGTTTGCTTTCGCGTTGACTTTCGCTTTCGGTTGCCGCTGGGTGCCGGCTGATCGTTTCCGATTGTAGAGGGTCTGTTCGCGTCAGACGAACTTATCACATGCGAGTTTCGATTTTTTGTTTTGGCATGGGACATGCAGGCGCGTTTTTTTGTTTCCCTGTGCGGGGCAGGCAACCAACCCAAGAAAAGGCCTGCCTGCAAGGCACAAAACCACCTCTAGCGCCGAGCAGGCAAACAACCAAAATCTTTACCGCTTGGCAAGCGGCCGAGCCTCGCGCTGAGTCTCCCCGACAAACAACTGCCGCGGCCGCCCAATCTTCTGCTCCGGATCGGCGATCATTTCGTTCCACTGCGCAATCCAGCCGACCGTACGCGCCATTGCGAAGATACACGTGAACATCGCCGTCGGAATGCCCAGCGCCCGCTGCACGATCCCCGAATAGAAATCGACATTCGGATACAGCTTGCGCGAAACGAAGTATTCATCCTCAAGCGCGATCTTCTCGAGCGCCATCGCGAGCTTGAACAGCGGGTCATCATGCAGCCCCAGCTCTTCCAGCACTTCATGGCAGGTCTCACGCATCAGCTTGGCACGCGGATCGTAGTTCTTGTACACGCGGTGACCGAAACCCATCAGCTTCACGCCGGAGTCCTTATCCTTCACCTTCGCAATGAACTCAGGAATATTGTCCACCGAGCCAATCTCTTCCAGCATGTTCAGTGCGGCTTCATTCGCGCCGCCGTGAGCCGGACCCCACAAGCAAGCAATACCCGCTGCGATACACGCGAACGGATTGGCCCCCGACGAACCCGCCAGACGCACCGTCGACGTCGACGCATTCTGCTCGTGATCTGCATGCAAAATCAGAATGCGGTCCAGCGCGCGCACCAGCACGTCATTGACCTCGTACTCTTCCGCCGGATTGGCGAACATCATCCGCATGAAATTCGCGCTGTACGACAGGTCGTTCTGCGGATAAACAAACGGCTGGCCAACGGTGTACTTGTACGCCATCGCGACCAGGGTCGGCAGCTTCGCAATCATGCGAATCGCGGATACGTCGCGGTGCTGTTGATTGTTGATGTCGAGCGAGTCGTGATAGAACGCCGACAGCGCGCCGACGGCCGCGACCAGAATCGCCATCGGATGAGCGTCACGGCGGAAACCGCGGAAAAAGAAATGCATCTGCTCGTGCACCATCGTGTGCTGCGTAACCGTGGTGACAAACTCTTCCTTCTGCTGCGCATTCGGCAGCTCGCCCTTCAGCAGCAGGTAACACGTTTCGAGGAAGTCGGCGTTTTGCGCCAGATTGTCGATCGGATAACCGCGGTACAGCAGCTCGCCTTTGTCGCCGTCGATATACGTGATTTCGGAATTGCATGCCGCAGTGGACATGAAACCCGGGTCGTACGTGAACTTGCCGGTCTGGCCGTACAGCTTGCGAATGTCGATGACATCCGGCCCGAGCGTGCCCTGATAAATGGGCAAATCAATCGTCTGATCGCTGTCGGAAAAGCTCAGCGTTGCGTGTGTCTTCGAGTTCATTTACACGTTCCTATTACTTTCACATCGCACACATGCCGGCATGCTCGATCGTCGGATTACCGCGTGGCATGCTCAGGCTCCGCTTCGCATTCTACGGTCGGAAGGGGCTTTGATTGCGGCGATTGACAGCAACAATCCATCTCGAGTGACGCAACATTCGTTGCCTGAAAGATCGGCCAAATCTCCCGAAACACGAGGAAGTACGCCGCATGGAAGGGCACCATGCTCGCGAAGCGGCATTGCCAGACAAATGGAAGTTGGTACGCTTGGTGCAACAATGTTTTGCGG from Paraburkholderia phytofirmans OLGA172 encodes the following:
- the gltA gene encoding citrate synthase — encoded protein: MNSKTHATLSFSDSDQTIDLPIYQGTLGPDVIDIRKLYGQTGKFTYDPGFMSTAACNSEITYIDGDKGELLYRGYPIDNLAQNADFLETCYLLLKGELPNAQQKEEFVTTVTQHTMVHEQMHFFFRGFRRDAHPMAILVAAVGALSAFYHDSLDINNQQHRDVSAIRMIAKLPTLVAMAYKYTVGQPFVYPQNDLSYSANFMRMMFANPAEEYEVNDVLVRALDRILILHADHEQNASTSTVRLAGSSGANPFACIAAGIACLWGPAHGGANEAALNMLEEIGSVDNIPEFIAKVKDKDSGVKLMGFGHRVYKNYDPRAKLMRETCHEVLEELGLHDDPLFKLAMALEKIALEDEYFVSRKLYPNVDFYSGIVQRALGIPTAMFTCIFAMARTVGWIAQWNEMIADPEQKIGRPRQLFVGETQREARPLAKR
- a CDS encoding TetR/AcrR family transcriptional regulator, with translation MSPKPSSETPAPYHHGNLRNALIAEGRTALEEIGVHELSLRYLARAVGVSEAAPSRHFAGKEGLLAAIAADGFMELAALRTTIQARDEPAMAKAYRMMRTYVEFAQQHKGLFDLMVGPRIIVRECYPELVEAGLKSFNLFASSVQDAALESGWQKRSVPLVTHAAWSMEHGLATLILSGRAPQFGYSVRIDQMIHFSICMFLSAIAAGPSHLEAWIRLPDIPTETEA
- a CDS encoding amylo-alpha-1,6-glucosidase gives rise to the protein MQQPEALGGLSHSGGIDHREPEPDGAFIPTENLNVASVTQHVLKSGDTFIVNDPLGDITGHDDGLFVNDTRVLSSLRLTFGGRAPSLLSGSVSSDNTSFTAHLTNRPLPPLGGDSTPEGVIHVERVRVLSGTVLNEAIELTNYGTSDAVVPLSISFASDFRDMFEVRGLRRDKQGRVEPARVENREVLLGYIGLDDVARNVQIAFSPEPDKLFADRADYTVKLPAQACVSIYLSVSVQVVAQANKPAAGVAQPTHAVSEAHLSQIDAERPRVGRAAVRAALVDAHLVMRERRRVTARVRSSNPLFNAWIDRSLADLGLLTTDLATGPYPYAGIPWFSTPFGRDAIITSLQTLWLQPNLAAGVLRFLAEHQARENSPFRDAAPGKIMHEMRKGEMAATGEVPFALYYGGVDSTPLFIVLAGAYAARTGDLALVDELWPALERAAQWVAGVCDKNRYGLLDYQRESDGGLANQGWKDSHDSVFHADGRFPDGPIALVEVQAYASAAFDTMAHFAKLRGLHDQAKHYSERAKKIRQCVEEKYWMEESGFYGIALDGHGELCRVMASNAGHLLAFGLPSRERGEAVVRALDSTLFHTGWGVRTLAASQARFNPMAYHNGSVWPHDNALCARGLSRYGGKVAAVRLLQALFQAAVNFDMRLPELFCGFPRRRGEPPTAYPVACLPQAWAAGSPFMMLEACLGITIDAERREVVIAHPMLPEGIDWLEVGDLKVGDSSVSITFRRIGDKVVASAEQGDVRVVALL
- a CDS encoding enoyl-CoA hydratase/isomerase family protein, giving the protein MSTVVFEKDGAVGVVTMSKPPHNLIENVFLEDLLGAYTKAVDEGCRSILLRSAMRHFCAGADVAGFTGGQRRRDQAGLDALLDALENVRIPTVAAVHGAALGGGFELALTCDMIVAADTAFFGMAEASLGLIPLLGGVQRVVQRVGPARAKEMAMFGRRHGPAALERWGAINLVVEESELLAVAMSWARQLAAGPTVALRAIKTLANLSARHGIAGADARQSDMNDMMWASTDQKRGLTAFMKSGPGSAVFEGN